In Mycoplasmopsis californica, one genomic interval encodes:
- a CDS encoding site-specific DNA-methyltransferase, with amino-acid sequence MKKNIFKIVEEVLLSKDKYVSEDKKLLKTEVYSDIMSMNEDLLALLLSNQQIKDNFFKNIDGTLIFDKQKFAWFIESKEFLPDSYTQYANKIGLTHNGNFISKTNDVVLDFLYKDCVLRGARQG; translated from the coding sequence GTGAAGAAAAACATTTTTAAAATAGTTGAAGAAGTATTATTATCAAAAGATAAATATGTATCAGAAGATAAAAAACTATTGAAAACAGAGGTTTATAGCGATATTATGAGCATGAATGAGGATTTACTCGCTTTATTGCTTTCTAATCAACAAATAAAAGATAATTTTTTCAAAAATATTGATGGAACACTGATTTTTGATAAACAAAAATTCGCTTGATTCATTGAGTCTAAGGAGTTTTTACCAGACTCATATACTCAGTATGCAAATAAAATTGGACTGACACATAATGGCAATTTCATTTCTAAAACAAACGACGTTGTTTTAGATTTTCTATATAAAGACTGTGTCTTGCGGGGGGCAAGACAAGGATAG